A genomic region of Nostoc sp. UHCC 0702 contains the following coding sequences:
- a CDS encoding glycosyltransferase family 2 protein, with protein MKFSVVITTYNRLNLLRRAIDSALNQTIPCEVIVADDCSSQDTEIYVKSLGDSVVYHRNEVNKGHAATVNAGVEKASGDWIKFLDDDDYLSPNCIEQMAKAIALCPDAAICSCIAAQVDSNEVELSRTPRLGPGLAFCIPQADIHYGMLLELVPFGTPVQVACRREAFCKTGGWDSQLDANCDDIDSWIRIAQFGDAVFLNQCLAYRTIWPGAYNQKFSLARRLDTNILMKKKIYALIDSKHNSHVPAFEHIKNYLKLHWSLVALKQKNFQSFISILDKSLFSLFAWWLLLSISYFRHSRINNPHIRKIVLIESEVLKAEAMS; from the coding sequence ATGAAATTTAGCGTCGTCATCACTACCTATAACCGCTTAAACTTGTTGCGTCGGGCTATTGATTCTGCCCTCAACCAGACAATTCCTTGTGAGGTAATTGTTGCTGATGACTGTTCATCTCAAGACACTGAAATTTATGTCAAAAGCTTAGGTGATTCTGTTGTTTACCATCGTAATGAAGTTAACAAAGGTCACGCAGCAACAGTTAATGCTGGAGTTGAAAAAGCTAGCGGCGACTGGATTAAGTTTTTGGATGATGATGATTACTTATCTCCCAACTGTATAGAACAAATGGCAAAGGCGATCGCACTTTGTCCTGATGCTGCCATTTGTTCTTGTATTGCTGCTCAGGTGGATAGTAATGAAGTTGAACTCAGCCGCACCCCCCGACTTGGCCCTGGCTTGGCTTTCTGTATTCCCCAAGCAGATATTCATTACGGTATGCTTTTAGAGCTTGTACCCTTTGGTACACCTGTGCAAGTGGCTTGCCGTCGTGAAGCTTTCTGCAAAACTGGCGGTTGGGATTCCCAACTTGATGCGAACTGTGATGACATTGATTCTTGGATTCGCATTGCCCAGTTTGGGGATGCCGTTTTCCTCAATCAGTGCCTTGCCTACCGTACCATTTGGCCTGGTGCGTATAATCAAAAGTTTTCTTTGGCTCGGCGACTAGATACAAATATTTTAATGAAAAAGAAAATATACGCTTTGATTGATAGTAAACATAATTCTCATGTCCCTGCTTTTGAACATATTAAAAATTACCTGAAACTGCATTGGAGTTTAGTAGCGCTCAAACAAAAAAACTTCCAAAGCTTTATATCAATTTTAGATAAATCTTTATTTTCTCTTTTTGCTTGGTGGCTTTTGCTAAGTATTTCCTACTTCCGTCACTCTCGAATTAACAATCCTCATATTCGCAAGATTGTATTAATTGAATCTGAAGTGTTGAAGGCAGAAGCAATGAGTTAG